A window of Salmo trutta chromosome 5, fSalTru1.1, whole genome shotgun sequence contains these coding sequences:
- the LOC115194278 gene encoding odorant receptor 131-2, with product MYNGTGETGGKDYTYVRVCASTIAFITLAFFNVVINWTIVREDRLRGHARFVLVFHLLVSALVYFGMCSVFYLQIYFEAKPVASICGAMITVLITSASNILLTLTAMSLDRYFAVCHPLWYSSVWQWPWLVGLLTWGLALVIPLTLLSKTEMLGSDTNVECGREQLKKGGLEKILLISVCTALILYSYVRILFEGRRLGVMNRRNMVGCKTLALHGTQLAVYILPNFMNFVLTVLQKQGHIQPGTKELSAVVSFAFFSLAQCVAPIVYGLRKEELLEQVHRRFPCCSRHLKSVLGPVPQKHLKAHFILEPKSLGSNDEFSLKMLFRNRAPEWTWRAITPCLHSQTSERRLTFQTLISLEPQTPV from the exons ATGTATAACGGGACTGGAGAAACGGGTGGAAAGGACTACACCTATGTACGGGTTTGTGCGTCGACCATCGCCTTCATAACATTGGCATTCTTCAACGTCGTCATTAACTGGACTATAGTGCGCGAGGATCGACTTCGGGGCCATGCGCGCTTTGTGTTGGTTTTTCACCTGTTGGTGTCCGCTCTGGTGTACTTCGGAATGTGTTCTGTTTTCTACCTCCAGATCTACTTCGAAGCCAAGCCGGTGGCATCCATATGTGGGGCCATGATAACGGTCCTAATCACCAGCGCGTCCAATATCCTTCTGACTCTCACTGCTATGTCGCTGGACCGTTATTTTGCCGTCTGTCATCCTCTGTGGTACAGTTCTGTCTGGCAATGGCCTTGGCTAGTTGGGCTACTGACATGGGGACTCGCATTGGTTATCCCCCTCACTCTGCTCTCCAAGACAGAGATGCTCGGCAGTGATACAAATGTGGAATGTGGAAGGGAACAGCTGAAGAAAGGTGGCCTGGAAAAAATATTGTTGATATCAGTGTGCACGGCGCTCATTCTGTACAGTTATGTAAGGATACTGTTTGAGGGGCGACGGTTGGGAGTGATGAATCGACGCAACATGGTCGGATGCAAGACCCTCGCCCTGCACGGTACTCAACTCGCCGTATACATCCTCCCCAACTTCATGAACTTTGTGCTAACAGTTCTCCAGAAACAAGGACACATTCAGCCGGGGACCAAAGAACTGTCTGCGGTGGTTAGTTTCGCCTTCTTTAGCTTGGCGCAGTGCGTCGCACCAATCGTCTACGGTTTGCGTAAAGAGGAACTCTTGGAGCAGGTGCATCGCCGATTCCCTTGTTGTTCCCGCCACCTGAAAAGCGTCCTGGGCCCGGTtccccaaaagcatcttaaggctcaTTTCATATTAGAGCCCAAAAGCCTAGGTTCTAACGATGaatttagccttaagatgctttttaGAAACCGGGCCCCGGAGTGGACCTGGCGTGCCATAACGCCTTGTCTGCATTCCCAGACAAG TGAAAGAAGACTGACGTTCCAGACCCTCATCTCGCTGGAGCCACAGACCCCAGTTTGA